Proteins from a genomic interval of Zingiber officinale cultivar Zhangliang chromosome 1B, Zo_v1.1, whole genome shotgun sequence:
- the LOC121980026 gene encoding chaperone protein dnaJ 6-like — translation MGRRNRSRVSEENATREGRTLGAGDSTASSDKSLYEILGVERTATQQEIKKAYYKLALHLHPDKNPGDEEAKENFQLLQKVVSILGDEEKRAIYDETGYTGDDALVGDVTETLQEYFRTMYKQVTEADIEDFEASYRGSESEKKDVKDLYVRFNGNMNRLFCSMICSDTKLDSHHYKEIIDEAIAEGELKTSKAYQKWAKKVAETEPPTDPLVRRQKLKKQEGTDIVAVISQRRSQRKLQLNSMLSSMVANCGTSSDAEPSEEEFQKARQRLESK, via the exons ATGGGGAGAAGGAATAGATCTAGGGTTTCAGAGGAAAATGCTACACGAGAAGGGCGAACTCTAGGCGCCGGCGACTCGACCGCGTCCAGTGACAAGAGCTTGTATGAG ATTCTTGGTGTAGAGAGAACAGCTACTCAGCAGGAAATAAAGAAAGCTTACTACAAACTTGCCTTGCACCTTCATCCTGATAAAAATCCTGGTGATGAG GAagcaaaagaaaatttccaactTCTGCAAAAAGTTGTATCTATTCTTGGGGACGAGGAGAAAAGGGCAATCTATGATGAGACTGGTTATACTGGTGATGAT GCTTTGGTTGGGGACGTTACTGAGACTCTGCAGGAATATTtcagaacaatgtacaaacaa GTTACGGAGGCTGACATTGAAGATTTCGAAGCTAGTTATAGAGGTTCTGAGTCTGAGAAAAAAGATGTGAAGGATCTCTACGTGAGATTCAATGGTAATATGAATAG GTTGTTCTGTTCAATGATTTGTTCTGATACAAAGCTGGACTCGCACCACTACAAGGAAATAATTGATGAAGCAATAGCTGAAG GAGAATTGAAGACAAGCAAAGCTTATCAGAAATGGGCTAAGAAAGTTGCTGAAACGGAACCACCAACTGATCCTCTAGTCAGAAGACAGAA GTTAAAGAAACAAGAAGGAACAGACATAGTTGCAGTTATATCTCAGCGCAGGAGCCAAAGGAAACTGCAGCTCAATTCCATGCTCTCCTCCATGGTTGCTAACTGTGGTACTAGCTCTGATGCTGAACCATCTGAAGAAGAGTTTCAGAAAGCACGACAGAGGCTCGAGAGTAAATAG